A stretch of Paenibacillus mucilaginosus 3016 DNA encodes these proteins:
- a CDS encoding HAD family hydrolase: protein MIQGVIFDFDGLILDTETPEFESFQALFRRYGCELTLDVWGACIGTGPEAFDPYVHLEELYASPYDKEEARAWRRRYYDERLASAVLRPGVLEYLQSAHEHGLRVGLASSSHRPWVTGHLAAHGILDAFEVIRTAEDVAQVKPDPALYLLALEGLGLPPEAAVAFEDSPNGALAAKRAGMFCVTVPNETTGSLVFGEHDLRIGSMADMPLMEVIARLEAQAGQGGRTRIG from the coding sequence ATGATTCAGGGCGTTATTTTTGATTTTGACGGGCTGATCCTGGATACGGAGACCCCCGAATTCGAATCGTTTCAGGCGCTGTTCCGCCGCTACGGCTGCGAGCTGACGCTGGACGTCTGGGGCGCATGCATCGGAACGGGCCCGGAAGCCTTTGACCCGTATGTGCATTTGGAGGAGCTGTATGCCTCCCCTTACGACAAGGAGGAAGCCAGGGCCTGGCGCCGGCGGTATTATGATGAGCGCCTCGCTTCTGCGGTTCTGCGTCCCGGGGTATTGGAGTACCTTCAATCCGCCCATGAGCACGGACTCCGGGTAGGGCTGGCCTCCAGCTCCCACAGGCCATGGGTGACAGGACATCTGGCCGCTCACGGCATTCTGGACGCATTCGAGGTGATCCGCACGGCGGAGGACGTCGCGCAGGTGAAGCCTGATCCGGCGCTCTATCTGCTGGCCCTGGAAGGCTTGGGATTGCCACCGGAAGCGGCGGTCGCCTTCGAGGATTCACCCAACGGCGCACTCGCCGCCAAGCGGGCCGGGATGTTCTGTGTCACCGTGCCGAACGAAACCACCGGCTCCCTGGTCTTCGGTGAGCACGATCTGCGGATCGGCTCAATGGCCGATATGCCGCTGATGGAGGTTATCGCGCGGCTGGAGGCTCAGGCCGGACAGGGCGGCCGTACGAGGATCGGCTGA
- a CDS encoding peptidylprolyl isomerase → MNAKQVSGIAKVLCTAALAALLAAGCGTKPAENTQGAAGGSQATAGTDTAKEGTTRKTYTSAPPMTIDATKKYTAAVTTSKGSFTIELFAKEAPKTVNNFVFLAREGFYNDITFHRIIQSFMVQTGDPLGNGMGGPGYKFEDELKSPYKYEPGIVAMANSGKNTNGSQFFICTGEDSKGLNSQPNYTIFGRVVEGMDTVQKIAATPVAAGGESKPSKPTEKVTIMKIDITEK, encoded by the coding sequence ATGAACGCGAAACAAGTAAGCGGGATCGCTAAGGTACTCTGCACGGCGGCACTGGCCGCTCTGCTGGCCGCAGGCTGCGGAACTAAGCCTGCCGAGAATACGCAGGGCGCTGCCGGCGGCAGCCAGGCTACGGCCGGGACGGACACGGCGAAAGAAGGGACGACGCGCAAGACGTACACGTCGGCTCCGCCGATGACGATCGATGCGACGAAGAAGTATACGGCCGCCGTTACGACGTCCAAGGGGTCGTTCACGATCGAGCTGTTCGCCAAGGAAGCGCCGAAGACCGTGAATAACTTTGTGTTCCTGGCGCGGGAAGGCTTCTATAACGATATCACCTTCCACCGGATCATCCAGTCGTTCATGGTGCAGACCGGTGACCCGCTCGGCAACGGGATGGGAGGCCCCGGCTACAAGTTCGAGGACGAGCTCAAGAGCCCGTACAAATACGAGCCGGGCATCGTGGCGATGGCCAACTCCGGCAAGAATACGAACGGCAGCCAGTTCTTCATCTGTACCGGAGAGGACAGCAAGGGCCTCAACTCGCAGCCGAACTATACCATCTTCGGCCGGGTAGTCGAAGGGATGGACACCGTGCAGAAGATTGCCGCAACCCCCGTCGCTGCTGGCGGAGAGAGCAAGCCGAGCAAGCCGACTGAGAAGGTCACGATCATGAAGATCGATATTACGGAGAAGTAA
- a CDS encoding VOC family protein — protein sequence MQVKGFNHLTIRVRDLSRSLAFYEGVLGMKRVHRGRTDAYLEWGSAWICLLEREPDGEGSTGGRTGIDHAAFTIEEGDFPKAVETLRQAGVRLVRGPVERGGGFSVNFLDPDGTELELFTGSLQERMKTWS from the coding sequence ATGCAGGTGAAAGGATTCAATCATTTGACGATCCGGGTCCGGGACCTCTCCCGGTCGCTGGCGTTCTACGAAGGCGTTCTCGGGATGAAGCGGGTACACCGGGGACGGACGGATGCCTACTTGGAGTGGGGAAGCGCCTGGATTTGTCTGCTGGAGCGGGAACCCGATGGGGAAGGATCCACCGGCGGGCGAACCGGCATCGACCATGCGGCGTTTACGATAGAGGAAGGTGACTTTCCAAAGGCTGTGGAGACGCTGCGCCAGGCAGGGGTTCGGCTCGTGAGGGGGCCGGTCGAGCGCGGCGGCGGGTTCAGTGTGAATTTCCTGGATCCGGACGGCACGGAGCTTGAGCTGTTCACGGGAAGTCTTCAGGAGCGGATGAAGACATGGAGCTGA
- a CDS encoding YdcF family protein, which translates to MELRQAAAGRYRKKTRVSLLGHLKRIFRFMVLVLLAALLWVGWIQYRIETQADTGQEPKQVGIVLGASLWKDSPSPALKERLDRAVELYQSGRVPYLIVSGGYDVPTSKMTEAEGMRNYLVSKGIPSKRIVLENRARSTYENLLYSKKIMEQHQWTSAVIITHRYHSVRALDIANYLDYEEPAVSPMESRVLMMAWHRGRETLAMTKWQWDKVALVFGVAPKS; encoded by the coding sequence ATGGAGCTGAGGCAGGCGGCGGCAGGCCGATACAGGAAGAAGACCCGTGTGTCGTTGCTAGGGCACTTGAAGCGCATCTTCCGGTTCATGGTGCTTGTGCTCCTGGCGGCTCTCCTGTGGGTCGGATGGATCCAGTACCGGATCGAAACGCAGGCGGATACGGGACAGGAGCCAAAGCAGGTAGGCATCGTACTGGGTGCTTCGCTGTGGAAGGATTCCCCAAGTCCGGCACTGAAGGAGCGGCTTGACCGGGCCGTGGAGCTGTATCAATCCGGCAGGGTTCCGTATCTGATCGTCAGCGGCGGCTACGATGTGCCCACCTCGAAGATGACCGAAGCGGAAGGTATGCGCAATTATCTGGTCTCGAAGGGGATTCCTTCCAAGCGCATCGTGCTCGAGAACCGGGCCCGAAGCACCTACGAGAACCTGCTCTACAGTAAAAAGATCATGGAGCAGCATCAGTGGACCTCGGCCGTCATCATCACCCACCGCTATCACAGTGTCCGCGCCCTCGACATCGCGAACTATCTCGACTATGAGGAACCAGCGGTATCACCGATGGAGTCCCGTGTGCTGATGATGGCCTGGCACCGCGGCAGGGAGACGCTGGCGATGACCAAGTGGCAGTGGGATAAGGTGGCCCTTGTATTCGGGGTTGCGCCCAAAAGCTGA
- a CDS encoding AAA family ATPase — protein MSGPTQPGSDGIQITKNARQISVVLRTPEPAPALAAAAPRFHGKPLTQQGQFGEIMKELDKMVGLDHVKELVFEIYALLRVASMRAEAGLTANTQVYHMVFRGNPGTGKTTVARLIAKLMQTMGVLTKGHLIEVERADLVGEYIGHTALKTRELVKKAMGGILFIDEAYSLARGGEKDFGKEAIDTLVKAMEDHKNGFILILAGYSEEMELFLQTNPGLPSRFPIQLDFPDYTVDQLMEIAEGMIKEREYSLTPATEARIRQQILLEKGQMDTAFSNARYVRNLIEKALRSHAVRLLNQTNMQPSKQDLMVIRPEDVKVERRTAKESMRFP, from the coding sequence ATGAGCGGCCCTACGCAGCCAGGATCGGACGGAATCCAGATTACGAAGAATGCACGGCAGATCTCGGTCGTTCTGCGCACCCCGGAGCCGGCTCCGGCCCTTGCAGCCGCGGCGCCGAGGTTTCACGGCAAGCCGCTGACCCAGCAGGGCCAGTTCGGGGAGATCATGAAAGAGCTCGACAAGATGGTGGGGCTTGACCACGTCAAGGAGCTGGTTTTTGAAATTTATGCGCTCTTACGTGTGGCCAGCATGCGGGCGGAAGCAGGCCTGACGGCCAACACGCAGGTCTATCATATGGTGTTCCGCGGGAACCCGGGGACAGGCAAGACGACGGTCGCCCGCCTGATCGCCAAGCTGATGCAGACGATGGGGGTGCTCACCAAAGGGCACTTGATCGAGGTGGAACGGGCGGACCTCGTGGGGGAGTATATCGGCCATACGGCCCTGAAGACGAGGGAGCTCGTCAAGAAGGCGATGGGCGGCATCCTGTTCATCGATGAAGCGTACAGCCTGGCCCGCGGCGGCGAGAAGGATTTCGGCAAGGAAGCCATCGATACGCTAGTCAAAGCGATGGAGGACCACAAAAACGGATTTATTCTGATCTTAGCCGGGTATTCAGAAGAGATGGAACTTTTCCTGCAAACCAATCCCGGACTGCCCTCCCGGTTTCCGATCCAGCTTGATTTTCCGGATTATACGGTGGACCAGCTGATGGAGATCGCCGAAGGGATGATCAAGGAACGGGAATATTCGCTGACACCGGCCACGGAGGCACGGATCCGGCAGCAGATCCTGCTCGAGAAGGGACAGATGGACACCGCCTTCAGCAATGCGCGGTATGTCCGCAACCTGATCGAGAAGGCGCTGCGCAGCCATGCCGTACGGCTGCTTAACCAAACGAACATGCAGCCGTCGAAGCAGGATCTGATGGTGATCCGCCCGGAGGACGTGAAGGTGGAGCGCAGGACAGCAAAGGAGAGTATGAGATTTCCATGA
- a CDS encoding alpha/beta hydrolase: MEQGSGISHRQRRCLLIHGFTGGPYEVQPLADYLAGCGCECHVLRLPGHDDELSGLRSVVWQEWLQGAEEEMARLTGDGEPVDLIGFSMGGLISAYLANRYPVRRLVLLNAAAIYVSPVRFLKDVALRARQKDWDYLKRGKKTPLRAAVQFMKLARYAKREELPKVAVPTLIAQGRRDQIVHPRSADYIYRRLQGERELHFFERSRHLICLEEDAPALFAEVRRFLGVEGEDRDVT; encoded by the coding sequence ATGGAGCAGGGGAGCGGGATATCCCACCGGCAGCGGCGGTGCCTGCTGATTCACGGCTTCACGGGCGGCCCTTACGAGGTGCAGCCGCTGGCGGATTACTTGGCGGGCTGCGGGTGCGAATGCCATGTGCTGCGGCTGCCCGGCCATGATGACGAGCTGTCCGGTCTGCGGTCGGTCGTGTGGCAGGAGTGGCTGCAGGGAGCGGAGGAGGAGATGGCGCGCCTGACCGGCGATGGCGAGCCCGTGGACCTTATCGGATTCTCGATGGGCGGCCTGATTTCCGCCTATCTCGCGAACCGCTATCCCGTACGGCGGCTTGTGCTTCTCAATGCAGCGGCCATTTATGTGAGCCCGGTGCGCTTTCTGAAGGATGTGGCGCTGCGGGCTCGGCAGAAGGACTGGGACTATCTCAAACGGGGCAAGAAGACGCCTCTCCGGGCTGCCGTCCAGTTTATGAAGCTGGCCCGCTATGCGAAGCGGGAAGAGCTGCCGAAGGTGGCGGTGCCCACCCTGATTGCCCAGGGAAGAAGGGACCAGATCGTCCATCCCCGCAGCGCCGATTATATTTACAGGCGGCTGCAGGGCGAGCGGGAGCTTCACTTTTTTGAACGGTCGCGCCACTTGATCTGTCTCGAAGAGGATGCGCCGGCCCTGTTCGCCGAGGTGCGCCGTTTTTTGGGTGTGGAAGGGGAAGATCGGGACGTTACTTGA
- the tatA gene encoding twin-arginine translocase TatA/TatE family subunit — protein sequence MPFGNIGIGGLLLILVVVLIMFGPSKLPELGRAFGRTLSEFKSSTRGLMSEDKDTEGKPEDTKKS from the coding sequence TTGCCATTTGGCAATATCGGGATCGGCGGACTGCTGCTGATTCTTGTCGTCGTACTCATCATGTTCGGACCGTCCAAGCTCCCCGAACTCGGCAGGGCCTTCGGCCGCACGCTCAGCGAATTCAAGAGTTCGACCCGCGGGCTGATGTCCGAGGACAAGGATACGGAGGGCAAGCCGGAGGATACGAAGAAGTCCTGA
- the hfq gene encoding RNA chaperone Hfq, with translation MNKSINIQDTFLNQLRKENIPVTVYLTNGFQIRGVIRAFDNFTIIIDSEGRQQMVYKHAISTFTPQRSVSLMQQTENTAE, from the coding sequence ATGAACAAGTCGATCAATATTCAGGACACGTTTCTAAATCAACTGCGCAAGGAAAACATCCCGGTCACCGTTTATCTGACCAATGGATTCCAGATCCGCGGGGTCATTCGCGCTTTTGACAATTTCACGATTATCATCGACAGTGAGGGCCGCCAGCAGATGGTTTACAAGCACGCCATCTCGACCTTCACGCCGCAGCGTTCCGTATCTCTGATGCAGCAGACGGAGAACACGGCCGAGTAA
- a CDS encoding PBP1A family penicillin-binding protein — MADSGSKTPRKTTVEKKPAAGAAKKKKKQGFSAGKVIFWMLAAAALAAISAMGVYIFVILNGNKILQQNIDKLDFSEASIIYDANKQEIGVLKVENRINVEPNEIPPLMKQAFIATEDKRFEDHTGVDFLGIGRALVKDVVARSMVEGGSTITQQLAKNVFLNADKTFFRKATEMSIAVALEQQKTKDEILTMYLNYILFGNQAYGVKAASKVYFNVDKLEDLKLWQIATLAAIPKAPSRYNPLKDAEKSKERRGVVLKLMQEQGYITEAQRAEAAAVDYEPPTKTAGTAGRNQAFVDYVLKEAQTNFNLTEDEVNRGGLKIYTTLDQNAQQIMEQTYANAKFFQKSPDDQIMQSSMVILDNKDGGIVAMVGGRDYMRGGLNRATSAPRQPGSSFKPLIAYAPAIEAGKYTPYSMLKDEKQTYPGGYSPRNYDGVYRGQVTMTEAVKKSINMPAINTLQEIGVSNATKFVEKLGITLDAQDRNLAIALGGLTKGTTPLQMAQAYSAFANAGTLHTAHAITSIVESDGTELQFKDEAKTVMSAKTAWYMTEMMRTVVEPGGTGAAAKFERPVAGKTGSTQLDLKGLEKYNRDLWFVGYTPEWTGAVWMGFDKTDSKHYVSMSSGSAGVIFKEVMQKALAKRPVTQFKKPSGVPDLKEELPPKGVTDLKAEVNPETGFVNLSWSSVGDGITYQAFRKDSTMADYPAEPLFSTQSTSYKDQSAYTPGMTYTYMIVALKPENGAEGAKSNEASVTIPGKTENGKEEPGKEAGETGKEDPGKEGEDGAVPGTDGDGTAQPGTGTKPGAGGTTQPGTTKPGTGTTPGTETDGTTGGTEEDAGSAGGSGDTGTSSGTDTGGETGTKTPGSTTTRPSTGTAPVPSGTSGNGKQPAERSTGGQSGSSISVMPDGT; from the coding sequence ATGGCGGATTCAGGCAGCAAGACACCCAGAAAAACCACGGTAGAGAAGAAACCGGCGGCCGGAGCAGCGAAGAAGAAAAAGAAACAGGGCTTTTCCGCCGGAAAAGTCATCTTTTGGATGCTCGCAGCCGCTGCTCTGGCAGCCATTAGCGCGATGGGCGTCTACATTTTCGTTATCTTGAATGGGAACAAGATCCTGCAGCAGAACATCGACAAGCTGGACTTCAGCGAAGCCTCGATCATTTATGATGCCAATAAGCAAGAGATTGGCGTGCTCAAGGTGGAGAACCGGATCAACGTCGAGCCGAACGAAATTCCTCCGCTCATGAAGCAGGCCTTCATCGCGACCGAGGACAAACGCTTTGAGGATCACACGGGCGTCGATTTCCTCGGGATCGGCCGGGCGCTGGTGAAGGACGTTGTGGCCCGGAGCATGGTCGAGGGCGGCAGCACGATCACCCAGCAGCTTGCGAAGAACGTGTTCCTCAACGCGGACAAAACGTTCTTCCGTAAAGCCACCGAAATGTCCATTGCCGTGGCGCTGGAGCAGCAAAAAACCAAAGATGAAATTTTGACGATGTATTTGAACTACATTCTATTCGGTAATCAGGCTTATGGCGTTAAAGCGGCATCGAAGGTTTATTTCAACGTGGATAAACTGGAAGATTTGAAGTTGTGGCAAATCGCCACGCTGGCGGCGATCCCCAAAGCGCCGAGCCGGTACAATCCTCTGAAGGATGCCGAGAAGTCGAAGGAGCGCCGGGGCGTGGTGCTGAAGCTCATGCAGGAGCAGGGGTACATTACCGAGGCCCAGCGGGCGGAAGCGGCTGCTGTGGATTACGAACCGCCTACGAAAACAGCGGGAACGGCCGGACGCAACCAGGCCTTCGTCGACTATGTGCTGAAGGAAGCGCAGACCAACTTCAACCTGACGGAGGATGAGGTCAACCGGGGCGGGCTCAAGATCTACACGACGCTCGACCAGAATGCGCAGCAGATCATGGAGCAGACATACGCGAACGCGAAGTTCTTCCAGAAGAGCCCGGACGACCAGATCATGCAGAGCTCGATGGTCATCCTCGACAACAAGGACGGGGGCATCGTGGCCATGGTCGGCGGCCGGGACTATATGCGGGGCGGGCTCAACCGTGCGACTTCGGCGCCGAGGCAGCCGGGTTCATCCTTCAAGCCGCTGATCGCGTACGCTCCGGCGATCGAGGCCGGCAAGTATACGCCTTACAGCATGCTGAAGGATGAGAAACAGACGTACCCTGGCGGCTACAGTCCGCGCAACTATGACGGGGTGTACCGCGGTCAGGTAACGATGACGGAGGCTGTGAAAAAGTCCATCAACATGCCGGCGATCAATACGCTGCAGGAGATCGGCGTATCGAATGCGACCAAGTTCGTCGAGAAGCTGGGTATCACGCTGGATGCGCAGGACCGCAACCTGGCCATCGCGCTCGGCGGCCTGACCAAGGGGACCACCCCGCTGCAGATGGCCCAGGCCTACAGTGCGTTTGCCAATGCGGGCACGCTGCATACGGCACATGCGATCACAAGTATTGTGGAGAGCGACGGTACGGAGCTGCAGTTCAAGGATGAGGCCAAGACGGTCATGAGCGCGAAGACCGCATGGTATATGACCGAGATGATGCGTACGGTCGTCGAGCCGGGAGGCACGGGGGCGGCGGCCAAGTTCGAGCGGCCGGTGGCCGGCAAGACCGGCTCCACACAGCTCGATCTCAAAGGTCTCGAGAAGTACAACCGCGACCTCTGGTTCGTCGGCTACACGCCCGAGTGGACGGGGGCCGTCTGGATGGGCTTCGATAAGACGGACTCGAAGCACTATGTGTCGATGAGCAGCGGAAGCGCGGGCGTCATCTTCAAGGAAGTCATGCAGAAGGCGCTCGCGAAGCGTCCGGTGACACAGTTCAAGAAACCTTCCGGGGTGCCGGATCTGAAGGAGGAGCTTCCTCCGAAAGGCGTAACGGATCTCAAGGCGGAGGTCAACCCGGAGACGGGCTTCGTCAATCTGAGCTGGAGCAGCGTGGGCGATGGCATCACGTACCAGGCGTTCCGCAAGGACAGCACGATGGCGGACTATCCGGCCGAGCCGCTGTTCTCCACGCAGTCTACGTCGTATAAGGACCAGTCCGCTTACACGCCGGGCATGACGTACACTTATATGATTGTGGCGCTGAAGCCGGAGAACGGGGCGGAAGGCGCGAAGTCCAATGAAGCGTCGGTCACCATCCCGGGCAAGACGGAGAACGGCAAAGAAGAGCCGGGCAAGGAAGCCGGCGAGACCGGTAAGGAAGACCCGGGCAAAGAAGGGGAAGACGGCGCGGTTCCAGGAACGGATGGCGATGGCACGGCTCAGCCGGGGACCGGAACCAAACCGGGGGCCGGCGGCACGACACAGCCGGGAACAACCAAGCCGGGCACCGGCACGACACCGGGCACCGAGACGGACGGCACGACCGGCGGTACGGAAGAGGATGCCGGGTCGGCCGGCGGCTCCGGGGATACCGGAACCTCTTCCGGTACGGATACGGGCGGAGAGACGGGCACCAAGACGCCCGGCAGCACGACGACCCGGCCGAGCACCGGCACGGCCCCGGTGCCGAGCGGCACCTCCGGGAACGGCAAGCAGCCGGCGGAGCGATCTACCGGAGGGCAGAGCGGATCTTCGATCAGCGTGATGCCGGACGGAACCTAA
- the hflX gene encoding GTPase HflX has translation MRQTTHEVTTELDDRAILVSLVTQEQKRQDAYDPEYSLAELIALAETAQVEVLGTLTQNKEYADSKWFIGKGKAEELKEMLQENGANTAIFDQELSGAQVRNLETYLDVKIIDRTQLILDIFAQRARTREGIIQVELAQLSYLLPRLSGHGKNLSRLGGGIGTRGPGETKLETDRRHIRDRIAELKRQLAETVRHRTLHRERRKKSGVFQVALVGYTNAGKSTLLRQLTAADVYVENQLFATLDPTSRQLKLPSGVEIVLTDTVGFIQNLPHDLVAAFRATLEEANEADLILHVVDSSTEMMPIQMRVVDQVLEELGAHGKDRVTVFNKVDLLSPSQADMLTTEGEFLRVSAFHEADLKRLVDTLEAHLAGDSKTYRIPADKGDMISLVYRVGEVLENGVDGDDMLMTVRVNSKEYDKIGYMLAAYDQSQHAQGDRGENTEHV, from the coding sequence ATGAGACAAACGACACATGAAGTAACAACGGAATTGGATGATCGTGCGATCCTCGTTTCCCTTGTCACACAGGAACAAAAAAGGCAGGATGCCTACGATCCGGAGTACTCGCTTGCAGAGCTCATCGCCCTGGCCGAAACGGCCCAGGTGGAGGTGCTCGGCACGCTGACGCAGAATAAGGAGTATGCCGACTCCAAGTGGTTTATCGGCAAAGGCAAGGCGGAAGAGCTCAAGGAGATGCTGCAGGAGAACGGCGCCAATACGGCGATCTTCGACCAGGAGCTCTCCGGCGCGCAGGTGCGCAACCTGGAGACATATCTCGACGTCAAAATTATTGACCGCACCCAGCTTATCCTCGATATCTTCGCCCAGCGGGCACGCACGCGAGAGGGGATTATCCAGGTAGAGCTCGCACAGCTGAGCTACCTGCTGCCGCGGCTCTCCGGCCATGGCAAGAACCTGTCCCGTCTCGGGGGCGGGATCGGTACCCGGGGTCCCGGGGAGACGAAGCTCGAGACCGACCGCCGGCATATCCGGGACCGCATTGCGGAGCTGAAGCGCCAGCTGGCCGAAACGGTACGCCACCGCACGCTGCACCGGGAGCGCCGCAAGAAGTCGGGCGTGTTCCAGGTTGCACTGGTCGGTTATACGAATGCCGGCAAATCAACGCTGCTCCGCCAGCTGACCGCCGCCGACGTATACGTCGAGAACCAGCTGTTCGCCACGCTGGACCCGACTTCCCGCCAGCTCAAGCTGCCGAGCGGCGTGGAGATCGTGCTGACGGACACGGTAGGATTTATCCAGAACCTGCCCCATGATCTCGTTGCAGCCTTCCGCGCGACCCTTGAGGAAGCGAACGAAGCGGATCTTATCCTGCATGTCGTGGACAGCTCGACCGAGATGATGCCGATCCAGATGCGGGTCGTGGATCAGGTGCTCGAGGAGCTCGGGGCGCACGGCAAGGACCGCGTTACGGTGTTCAACAAAGTCGACCTGCTGAGCCCGTCTCAGGCGGACATGCTGACGACGGAAGGGGAATTCCTGCGGGTATCGGCCTTCCATGAGGCGGATCTGAAGCGGCTTGTGGATACGCTGGAGGCGCACCTGGCCGGCGACAGCAAGACCTACCGCATCCCGGCGGACAAGGGGGATATGATCTCGCTGGTCTACCGTGTCGGCGAGGTGCTTGAGAACGGCGTGGACGGCGACGATATGCTGATGACCGTCCGTGTGAACAGCAAGGAATACGATAAAATTGGCTACATGCTGGCGGCATATGACCAGTCGCAGCACGCGCAGGGAGACAGAGGAGAGAATACGGAGCATGTTTAA
- a CDS encoding class I SAM-dependent methyltransferase, whose protein sequence is MFVTTSYDPNPAQREEARRLAAELGGRAVDRRRMTLAQLRARYGDEDILLISKERIEYHHELRQPLFFHPSTAAVRIKRLIKGEPDSLLELAGVRPGDRIVDCTAGLGSDSLVFSYAAGPEGHVTALESAPIPCFLLKQGLKTYHSDVPGLNESMRRIEVLGADHLTYLRGLPPKSVDLVYFDPMFRKPITESNSIRAIRGLADDRALSEEAVGLALSAARRAVVLKEHRDSAEFDRLGFAEVHRSSTKIAYGVIRT, encoded by the coding sequence TTGTTCGTCACAACCTCCTACGACCCGAACCCGGCCCAGCGCGAGGAAGCGCGGCGGCTGGCGGCGGAGCTCGGCGGCCGTGCGGTCGACCGGCGCCGGATGACGCTCGCCCAGCTGCGGGCCCGCTACGGGGACGAGGATATTCTCCTGATCTCGAAGGAGCGCATCGAGTATCATCACGAACTGCGACAGCCTCTTTTCTTCCATCCAAGCACGGCTGCCGTCCGGATCAAGCGCCTGATCAAAGGAGAGCCGGACAGCCTCTTGGAGCTCGCCGGCGTGCGGCCTGGCGACCGGATCGTCGACTGTACCGCGGGGCTGGGCTCCGACTCGCTCGTCTTTTCGTATGCGGCGGGGCCGGAGGGGCACGTCACGGCGCTGGAAAGTGCGCCGATCCCCTGCTTCCTCCTGAAGCAGGGGCTGAAGACCTACCATTCCGATGTGCCTGGTCTCAATGAGAGCATGCGGCGCATCGAGGTGCTGGGGGCGGACCATCTCACCTACCTGCGGGGCCTGCCGCCGAAGAGCGTCGACCTTGTATACTTCGACCCGATGTTCCGCAAGCCCATTACCGAGTCGAACTCCATCCGGGCGATCCGCGGGCTCGCGGATGACCGGGCGCTGAGCGAAGAAGCGGTGGGGCTTGCGTTATCGGCGGCCCGCCGTGCCGTGGTGCTCAAGGAGCACCGGGATTCGGCCGAGTTCGACCGTCTGGGCTTCGCCGAGGTCCACCGCTCGTCCACCAAAATTGCTTATGGAGTGATACGCACGTGA
- a CDS encoding SDR family oxidoreductase, with protein MTSATTFPPQHQNTQPGIESRMNPRPVFEDDRYKPAGKLKDKTAIITGGDSGIGRAVAVTYAKEGADVLIVYLNEHEDAQETKMQVEAEGRRCELLAGDIGDEAFCSSIVEETIRRLGKLDVLVNNAAEQHPQQKLEDITSEQLERTFRTNIFSFFYLTKAALPHLQEGSAIINTASITAYEGNPTLLDYSATKGAIVTFTRSLSQQLVSRGIRVNAVAPGPIWTPLIPSTFDEQKVASFGTNTPMKRAGQPEELAPSYVFLACGDSSYMTGQVLHVNGGTIVNG; from the coding sequence ATGACCAGCGCTACAACATTCCCTCCGCAGCATCAGAATACCCAGCCGGGGATCGAGTCCCGCATGAATCCAAGGCCCGTCTTCGAGGATGACCGCTACAAACCCGCAGGCAAGCTCAAAGACAAAACGGCAATCATCACCGGCGGCGACAGCGGCATCGGCCGGGCGGTGGCCGTGACCTATGCCAAAGAAGGCGCGGATGTGCTCATCGTCTATCTGAACGAGCACGAGGACGCCCAGGAGACGAAGATGCAGGTGGAAGCCGAAGGCCGCCGGTGCGAGCTCCTCGCCGGGGACATCGGGGATGAAGCCTTCTGCAGCAGCATCGTGGAAGAGACCATCCGGCGGCTGGGCAAGCTGGACGTGCTGGTGAACAACGCCGCCGAGCAGCATCCCCAGCAGAAGCTCGAGGATATCACTTCCGAGCAGCTCGAGCGGACGTTCCGCACGAACATCTTCTCCTTCTTCTACTTAACCAAAGCTGCGCTTCCCCATCTCCAGGAAGGCTCGGCCATCATTAACACAGCTTCGATCACAGCATATGAAGGGAACCCGACCCTTCTCGATTACTCCGCGACCAAAGGGGCGATCGTGACCTTCACCCGCTCGCTGTCCCAGCAGCTCGTCTCCCGCGGGATCCGGGTGAACGCCGTGGCGCCGGGCCCGATCTGGACGCCGCTCATCCCCTCCACCTTCGACGAACAGAAGGTCGCCTCTTTCGGTACCAATACGCCGATGAAGCGGGCGGGGCAGCCGGAAGAGCTGGCACCGAGCTATGTCTTCCTCGCCTGCGGGGATTCGTCCTATATGACAGGCCAGGTTCTGCATGTCAATGGCGGAACGATCGTGAACGGCTGA